A stretch of Metabacillus sp. FJAT-52054 DNA encodes these proteins:
- a CDS encoding spore germination protein encodes MKNMDGSPKTSMPELMAVLRSSSDFIQFGSKGVSTKYWISYFRTLVDTKMLHESVLAVLSKVNWTSLEELKNAVPVENIILTSDTDVVKEKLLQGFIMISLSEYGQSALLIRVFMEKARQVSLPEVEFSVVGPKEAFVESLESNIHLIRKRMPSDQLRIREINIGKLTHTKVAVIYMESIANDENVRTVWQRLNGIEIDHISDSSVLTEIMSDNQNSPFPQLLDSERPDRVVSILSEGKIVIVVDGSPQVLIGPSTLIEFFTAFDDYFFNYIVASFFRIVRLASVAFSILVTPVYVATLNFHYELIPRDLLNTLVSSREEIPLPPILEAIFLELTIELLREAGARLPTKVGQTIGIVGGIVIGTASVEAGLTSNVLLIIVALAALASFTTPVYKMSNTIRLIRFPFLLFAEFYGLLGIVFCFCVLATHLLKLSSLGRPFLEPIYPPRTADMKDALIRLPFSMMSKRPIQLRTKQPIRFDKKRASQKKDIDE; translated from the coding sequence ATGAAAAACATGGATGGGTCACCGAAAACCTCAATGCCTGAGCTAATGGCAGTCTTGAGGAGTTCTTCTGATTTTATTCAATTCGGAAGCAAGGGCGTATCGACAAAGTACTGGATATCTTATTTCCGGACACTGGTTGATACGAAAATGCTTCATGAAAGCGTTCTCGCGGTTTTATCAAAAGTTAATTGGACCTCGCTTGAGGAATTAAAGAATGCCGTGCCAGTAGAAAATATTATTTTAACTTCAGACACCGATGTAGTGAAGGAGAAGCTGCTGCAGGGCTTTATTATGATAAGCCTTTCAGAGTACGGACAGTCGGCCCTGCTGATTCGGGTGTTTATGGAAAAAGCAAGGCAGGTTAGCCTTCCTGAGGTTGAATTTAGCGTGGTGGGACCGAAGGAGGCCTTCGTTGAGTCACTAGAGTCGAACATTCATCTTATTCGAAAGCGCATGCCATCAGATCAGCTGCGAATCAGAGAAATCAACATTGGCAAGCTGACACATACGAAGGTCGCTGTCATTTATATGGAGAGTATCGCCAATGATGAAAATGTGCGGACGGTATGGCAGAGACTGAATGGAATTGAGATTGATCACATTAGTGATAGTTCTGTTTTGACAGAGATTATGTCTGATAATCAAAATTCTCCCTTCCCGCAGCTATTGGACTCAGAGCGGCCAGACCGGGTGGTTTCGATACTTTCAGAGGGCAAGATTGTGATTGTGGTGGATGGTTCACCGCAGGTGCTGATTGGTCCAAGTACGCTGATTGAGTTTTTCACAGCATTTGATGATTATTTTTTTAATTATATCGTCGCATCCTTCTTCCGGATTGTTCGTTTAGCATCTGTTGCCTTTTCTATATTAGTTACGCCGGTTTATGTAGCTACATTAAATTTCCACTATGAACTGATCCCAAGGGACCTGCTGAATACGCTTGTCAGTTCAAGGGAAGAGATCCCGCTGCCTCCAATTCTCGAAGCCATTTTTTTGGAACTGACGATTGAGCTGCTCCGTGAAGCGGGGGCGAGACTGCCGACAAAGGTCGGTCAGACGATCGGGATTGTAGGCGGGATCGTAATCGGAACCGCATCTGTTGAGGCGGGACTAACGAGTAACGTCCTCCTGATTATTGTTGCACTTGCAGCATTGGCTTCCTTTACAACGCCTGTTTACAAAATGAGCAACACGATACGTCTAATACGCTTTCCATTTTTGCTGTTTGCAGAATTCTATGGATTGCTTGGAATTGTTTTTTGTTTCTGTGTTCTGGCCACTCATTTATTGAAGTTATCTTCACTTGGAAGACCATTTTTAGAACCAATCTATCCGCCAAGAACTGCTGACATGAAAGATGCGCTGATCAGGCTTCCGTTTTCCATGATGTCAAAAAGGCCGATTCAGCTTCGAACGAAACAGCCAATCCGGTTTGATAAAAAAAGGGCGTCTCAGAAAAAAGATATTGATGAGTGA
- a CDS encoding cell wall hydrolase, with protein MKQTTRKMIQIAAIACAAFIICAAPASAKMAHTVKKGETMEQISFAYIVSIDDIKKWNHIERNTAVEGDTLRIPERSSKPGNDREEPSIAVSKEEKKLLAQLVHAEAKGEPYEGKVAVASVVLNRVESREFPDSVKDVIYEKNAFSPVGNGTIHNKADEASKKAAEEALRKKSVNYLYFFNPETAESEWIKTRKIEKTIGNHSFSM; from the coding sequence ATGAAACAGACGACGAGAAAAATGATTCAGATCGCTGCCATAGCCTGTGCAGCATTTATCATTTGCGCAGCACCAGCGTCTGCAAAAATGGCGCATACAGTGAAAAAAGGAGAAACAATGGAGCAAATCAGCTTTGCATACATTGTTTCGATTGACGATATAAAAAAATGGAATCATATAGAGCGGAATACTGCCGTTGAGGGTGATACACTCAGGATCCCTGAAAGAAGCTCGAAGCCGGGCAATGACAGAGAAGAACCGAGTATCGCTGTGTCTAAAGAGGAAAAGAAGCTTCTTGCCCAGCTTGTCCATGCTGAGGCAAAAGGAGAGCCATATGAAGGGAAAGTTGCTGTTGCTTCCGTAGTCCTGAATCGAGTAGAAAGCAGGGAATTTCCAGACTCTGTGAAGGATGTTATATACGAGAAAAACGCATTTTCTCCGGTAGGGAATGGAACGATTCATAACAAGGCAGATGAAGCATCCAAAAAAGCTGCCGAAGAAGCGCTCCGAAAAAAATCTGTAAATTACCTCTACTTCTTTAATCCCGAAACAGCAGAAAGCGAATGGATCAAAACAAGAAAAATAGAAAAAACCATCGGAAATCACAGTTTTTCAATGTAA